The following coding sequences are from one Brooklawnia cerclae window:
- the dgoD gene encoding galactonate dehydratase encodes MRTYATFGGVRNWVFVRVETAEGLYGWGEASMELWHGTMRAAIEELGARLVGMDALASERVWQVATRHGFWRGGAVLASAVAAIDQALWDIRGKFFQTPVYRLLGGPTREWVETYRHAGIYDPDDLQADARALVDRGVRTIKTGAWVSDSVLTETERLRRVRSRMEGIRAAVGDDVDILVDYHGRATPDEAIRLIQAIAEFRPRWVEEPIAPESPELIADVTAEAHRHGISIALGERLFSRWDFRTVLERQLIDVAQPDLCHAGGITETMKIASLADLYRVQMAPHNPAGPVSTAAAAHVAMAISNFSILEQCIDEPRWSQIVAEPWSREGSRLLVPDLPGLGVDLDVNALKAVPPAEMVVPSAAFRADGSVADV; translated from the coding sequence GTGAGGACCTACGCGACGTTCGGAGGCGTGCGGAACTGGGTCTTCGTGCGTGTCGAGACGGCCGAGGGACTCTACGGATGGGGTGAGGCGTCCATGGAGCTGTGGCATGGCACGATGCGCGCTGCTATCGAGGAACTGGGCGCCCGGCTCGTAGGGATGGACGCGCTGGCGAGCGAGCGCGTGTGGCAGGTCGCGACTCGCCACGGGTTCTGGCGTGGCGGCGCGGTGCTGGCCAGCGCGGTCGCGGCGATCGACCAGGCGCTGTGGGATATCAGAGGCAAGTTCTTCCAGACCCCGGTGTACCGGCTGCTGGGTGGTCCGACACGCGAGTGGGTGGAGACCTACCGTCACGCCGGCATCTATGACCCGGACGATCTCCAGGCCGATGCCCGTGCACTCGTCGACCGCGGAGTGCGCACCATCAAGACCGGGGCGTGGGTCTCGGACTCGGTGTTGACGGAGACCGAGCGCCTCCGGCGTGTGCGGTCGCGGATGGAGGGCATCCGCGCGGCCGTGGGCGACGACGTCGACATCCTCGTGGACTATCACGGACGTGCGACTCCTGACGAGGCGATCCGCCTCATCCAGGCCATCGCGGAGTTCCGGCCCCGTTGGGTCGAGGAGCCCATCGCGCCGGAGAGCCCGGAACTGATCGCGGACGTCACCGCCGAGGCGCACCGTCACGGGATCTCGATCGCGCTGGGCGAGCGCCTGTTCTCGCGCTGGGATTTCCGGACGGTGCTGGAACGCCAGCTCATCGACGTGGCCCAGCCCGACCTGTGTCACGCTGGCGGGATCACCGAGACGATGAAGATCGCCTCGCTCGCCGACCTTTACCGCGTCCAGATGGCGCCCCACAACCCAGCGGGGCCGGTGTCCACCGCGGCCGCGGCTCATGTAGCCATGGCCATCTCGAATTTCAGCATCCTCGAACAATGTATTGACGAGCCGCGATGGTCCCAGATCGTCGCCGAGCCGTGGAGCCGGGAGGGCAGTCGGCTCCTCGTCCCCGACCTGCCCGGGCTCGGAGTCGATCTCGATGTGAACGCCTTGAAGGCCGTCCCACCCGCAGAGATGGTCGTCCCGTCTGCGGCCTTCCGGGCGGACGGATCCGTAGCCGACGTCTAG
- a CDS encoding ABC transporter substrate-binding protein, with protein sequence MTPSRKPHPARLLAGLLIAPLALALGACSGSSAATDEASASQASSAESWPRTIEFDGGSVTLDEAPQRIVALSSDVADVAMQLVDASRIAAVPDINRSADQSLQYETAATIEGSLASGANAEVEEVLAFDPDLVLVTTRHDAETDAFDQMEQAGVPVLAITNGWDSPETFQQNVAVIGRALGAEDEAAAVSQAYGERWQKVTDALAGVPDDDQPSTAMLRIIAGSIYYCGPGSINQAVLSAAGASLASETIGLTSSQRAEVEQVVESAPERIVLLDSTGRGRSQYDELLSNPGLQAVPAVADDQVLLVSAAAMSSGSGGIDALEQIAAWLHPDLF encoded by the coding sequence ATGACACCATCTCGCAAGCCACACCCCGCCCGCCTGCTGGCGGGCCTCCTGATCGCGCCACTGGCGCTCGCCCTCGGCGCCTGCAGCGGCTCGTCAGCCGCCACGGACGAGGCTTCGGCATCGCAGGCCTCGTCCGCCGAGAGCTGGCCGAGGACCATCGAGTTCGACGGCGGTTCGGTGACCCTGGACGAAGCGCCGCAGCGGATCGTCGCCCTGTCGTCCGATGTCGCCGACGTCGCCATGCAACTGGTGGACGCCTCGCGGATCGCCGCCGTCCCCGACATCAACCGCAGCGCCGACCAGTCGCTCCAGTACGAGACGGCGGCCACCATCGAGGGCAGCCTCGCCAGCGGCGCGAACGCCGAGGTCGAGGAGGTGCTCGCCTTCGATCCTGACCTGGTGCTGGTGACCACCCGGCACGACGCGGAAACAGACGCCTTCGACCAGATGGAGCAGGCCGGCGTGCCCGTGCTCGCGATCACCAACGGCTGGGACTCCCCCGAGACCTTCCAGCAGAACGTCGCCGTGATCGGACGCGCCCTGGGCGCCGAGGACGAGGCGGCTGCGGTGAGCCAGGCCTACGGCGAGCGCTGGCAGAAGGTGACCGATGCGCTGGCCGGCGTCCCCGACGACGACCAGCCCAGCACCGCGATGCTGAGGATCATCGCCGGGAGCATCTACTACTGCGGGCCCGGCTCGATCAACCAGGCGGTGCTGTCGGCAGCCGGAGCCTCGCTGGCCTCCGAGACCATCGGTCTGACAAGCTCCCAGCGTGCCGAGGTCGAACAGGTCGTCGAGTCGGCGCCGGAGCGTATCGTCCTGCTCGACAGCACGGGTCGGGGGCGGTCCCAGTACGACGAGCTCCTGTCCAACCCCGGGCTGCAGGCCGTCCCGGCGGTGGCGGACGACCAGGTTCTGCTGGTCAGCGCAGCAGCCATGTCGTCGGGTTCCGGCGGCATCGATGCCCTCGAGCAGATCGCCGCCTGGCTGCATCCCGACCTGTTCTGA
- a CDS encoding FecCD family ABC transporter permease: MNISTVMDASRAAPVRRVLVLPILAVALVVAAAVGIAAGNVGIPVADVASILAQSLGLHGGADHTLRDVVVVTQIRTPRVVIAALVGASLGVAGAAMQGVFRNPLAEPGVVGVSSGGALGAVIALSSGLTAFGSWVLPVFAFTGSALTIGLVFGIQGISRRNGTATLLLVGIALNALLGAVISVLVATADNDDQLRGIVFWLQGGLDARTWEHVRMVVVPLLVGLVAITAFSRDLNVFGLGDDQARSAGVDVARTRTVILLLAALLIGVSVAVSGTISFVGVVVPHAVRLVIGPDHRTLMPASALGGATFLVLADLIARTAFEPVVLQVGVVTALVGAPVLLYFIVRSPQASR, encoded by the coding sequence ATGAATATCAGTACCGTTATGGACGCGTCGCGCGCAGCCCCCGTCCGCCGAGTGCTCGTCCTGCCGATCCTGGCGGTGGCTCTGGTTGTCGCGGCTGCCGTGGGCATCGCCGCCGGGAATGTCGGCATACCGGTCGCCGACGTCGCGAGCATCCTCGCCCAGTCGCTCGGCCTGCACGGCGGCGCCGACCACACCCTGCGCGACGTGGTGGTCGTCACCCAGATCCGGACGCCCCGCGTGGTGATCGCGGCCCTCGTCGGCGCCTCGCTCGGCGTGGCCGGGGCCGCCATGCAGGGGGTGTTCCGCAACCCGCTCGCCGAGCCGGGAGTCGTCGGCGTCTCCTCGGGAGGCGCTCTCGGCGCGGTGATCGCCCTGTCCTCCGGCCTGACCGCGTTCGGCTCGTGGGTGCTGCCGGTGTTCGCGTTCACCGGATCCGCCCTGACCATCGGGCTGGTCTTCGGCATCCAGGGAATCTCGAGGCGAAACGGCACAGCCACCCTGCTCCTGGTCGGCATAGCGCTCAACGCGCTCCTCGGCGCGGTGATCAGCGTCCTGGTCGCCACCGCCGACAACGACGACCAGCTGCGGGGAATCGTCTTCTGGCTCCAGGGCGGCCTCGACGCGCGCACCTGGGAGCACGTCCGCATGGTCGTCGTCCCGCTACTCGTCGGCCTCGTGGCCATCACCGCTTTCAGCCGTGATCTCAACGTCTTCGGCCTCGGGGACGACCAGGCGCGATCGGCCGGTGTGGACGTCGCCCGGACGCGCACCGTCATCCTGCTGCTCGCGGCACTCCTGATCGGTGTCTCGGTCGCGGTCTCCGGGACGATCTCCTTCGTCGGAGTGGTCGTGCCCCACGCCGTCCGACTCGTCATCGGGCCCGACCACCGCACGCTCATGCCCGCCAGCGCACTGGGCGGGGCGACCTTCCTCGTCCTGGCCGACCTCATCGCGCGCACCGCCTTCGAGCCGGTCGTGCTGCAGGTGGGCGTGGTGACCGCGCTGGTCGGGGCACCCGTGCTGCTCTACTTCATCGTCCGCTCGCCGCAGGCATCGCGATGA
- a CDS encoding FCD domain-containing protein, with protein sequence MGRDDVVQLLRQAIASGAHPVGSKLPSERELAERHGVSRSVVREALRTLSEQGFITIEPARGAFVRESRPTDAAPVVGLVLRRSGVTAREVIVARRVIEGENAALAALARTADDLGHMREALDDFANAPTLLDEIAADLALHTAVAAASGNQVLEAMFGSVAGFAAEIMLRSLGDPVVTDLAVPQHRQIVDAIEAHDADAARELMVRHIDVAQQHYGADLDRPLEAVARGRLADFLERLG encoded by the coding sequence GTGGGGCGTGACGATGTGGTGCAGTTGCTCCGGCAGGCGATCGCCAGTGGGGCGCATCCTGTCGGCTCCAAGCTGCCGTCCGAGCGGGAGTTGGCCGAGCGTCACGGTGTGTCGCGGTCGGTGGTGCGTGAAGCCCTGCGCACTCTCTCTGAGCAGGGATTCATCACGATCGAGCCTGCCCGGGGGGCCTTCGTCCGGGAGTCACGTCCGACCGACGCTGCACCGGTGGTCGGACTCGTGCTCCGCCGCAGCGGTGTGACCGCCCGGGAAGTGATCGTCGCCCGCCGGGTGATCGAGGGCGAGAATGCGGCACTGGCGGCGCTGGCGCGGACTGCGGACGATCTCGGTCATATGCGTGAGGCCTTGGATGACTTCGCGAACGCCCCGACGCTGCTCGATGAGATTGCGGCCGACCTGGCACTTCATACGGCCGTGGCTGCCGCCAGCGGGAATCAGGTACTCGAGGCGATGTTCGGCTCGGTGGCCGGTTTCGCAGCTGAGATCATGCTGCGCAGCCTCGGTGACCCGGTTGTCACGGATCTCGCTGTGCCGCAGCACCGTCAAATTGTCGACGCGATCGAGGCGCACGACGCGGACGCGGCTCGTGAACTCATGGTGAGACACATCGATGTCGCGCAGCAGCACTACGGGGCCGATCTTGATCGTCCGTTGGAGGCCGTTGCGCGAGGCCGGTTGGCCGACTTCCTGGAACGTCTCGGCTGA
- a CDS encoding SDR family oxidoreductase, whose amino-acid sequence MPDSQGSVWVIGGSSGIGRAVAVRLAARGRRVAVSGRDGDRVNAVVSEIVEDGGTATPVVLDATRPEEVCEAAARVEEWTGGLETLVHCAGTNVKERWWDDLSTEALDRIVHTNLSSVAYGILAVLPGMRTRRDGRVVVVSSWAAWQYLSLAGSAYSASKAGLGPLVASVNDQEGRNGIRATLVCPGEVATPLMLDRPEPPSDEDLARMLQPEDLAAAADYVVSQPPRVCVNELVVSPAWNRFYERSGAHVGGAPD is encoded by the coding sequence TTGCCTGACAGCCAGGGCTCCGTATGGGTCATCGGCGGCAGTTCTGGGATCGGGCGGGCAGTAGCCGTCCGCCTCGCTGCTCGGGGACGACGAGTCGCCGTGTCGGGCCGCGACGGCGACCGGGTGAACGCCGTCGTGTCGGAGATCGTCGAGGACGGCGGGACGGCCACGCCCGTCGTCCTCGATGCGACGCGGCCCGAGGAGGTGTGCGAGGCAGCGGCCCGGGTCGAGGAGTGGACGGGTGGTCTGGAGACTCTCGTGCACTGCGCCGGCACAAACGTCAAGGAGCGCTGGTGGGATGACCTGTCCACCGAGGCACTCGATCGTATCGTCCACACCAACCTGTCGTCGGTGGCCTATGGCATCCTCGCCGTACTTCCGGGGATGCGCACCAGACGCGACGGCAGGGTTGTCGTCGTGTCGTCTTGGGCCGCGTGGCAATACCTGAGTCTCGCCGGGAGTGCTTACAGTGCGTCCAAAGCCGGGCTGGGGCCGCTCGTGGCGTCGGTCAACGACCAGGAGGGGCGCAACGGCATCCGGGCAACGCTCGTGTGCCCGGGTGAAGTGGCCACCCCGCTCATGCTCGATCGACCCGAGCCTCCGTCGGACGAGGACCTCGCGCGCATGCTCCAGCCCGAGGACCTTGCGGCGGCGGCGGACTACGTCGTGAGTCAGCCACCACGCGTGTGCGTCAACGAACTGGTCGTGTCGCCCGCGTGGAACAGGTTCTACGAGCGCTCCGGCGCACACGTGGGTGGGGCGCCCGACTAG
- a CDS encoding ABC transporter permease subunit, giving the protein MDLIELLPAFWVGFKMTLLLLVISGTASLVFGTIITAMRISPIGSLRVFATVWTEIGRNTPLTLVFYFFVFVVPFFGLRWDWNFYTILAICALTYYTSPFVAEALRSGINGVPVGQAEAARSIGLGFGQTVSLVVLPQAFRMTIPPLINVFIALTKNSSVAGGFFVVDLFASTRTLANGHGDLVIPILIIAAAFYLVITVPLGLLAARLEKKLVVQR; this is encoded by the coding sequence GTGGATCTGATCGAGCTACTGCCCGCCTTCTGGGTGGGCTTCAAGATGACTCTCCTGCTGTTGGTCATCTCGGGCACGGCTTCGCTCGTGTTCGGGACGATCATCACCGCGATGCGCATCTCGCCGATCGGGTCGCTACGCGTCTTCGCGACGGTGTGGACCGAGATCGGACGCAACACGCCGCTGACACTCGTCTTCTACTTCTTCGTTTTTGTCGTCCCGTTCTTCGGGCTGCGCTGGGACTGGAACTTCTACACGATCCTCGCCATCTGCGCCCTGACGTACTACACATCACCGTTCGTCGCCGAGGCTTTGCGCTCGGGCATCAACGGCGTCCCGGTCGGGCAGGCTGAAGCGGCACGGTCGATCGGCCTGGGCTTCGGCCAGACGGTCAGTCTGGTCGTCCTGCCGCAGGCCTTCCGCATGACCATCCCGCCGCTCATCAATGTGTTCATCGCGCTGACGAAGAACAGTTCGGTGGCCGGCGGTTTCTTCGTCGTGGATCTGTTCGCCTCGACGCGTACTCTCGCGAACGGCCACGGCGATTTGGTGATACCGATCCTGATCATCGCCGCAGCCTTCTACCTGGTGATCACCGTGCCGCTCGGTCTACTGGCCGCACGCCTGGAGAAGAAGCTGGTGGTGCAGCGATGA
- a CDS encoding SDR family NAD(P)-dependent oxidoreductase — protein sequence MTGRLDGRVALVTGGGVGIGRGIALALADEGATVAVTHRTHTPDEELLERIGHAPDGSPLAFSLEATNEDEVARTIQAVVDATGSLEVLVNNVGGLIGRCDIGEFDLAMWREVFAVNVETTFLFTKHALPLLSDGGHIVNVSSVAGRNGGSRGVGAYAAAKAALFAFTRATAKEAAPRSITANAVAPGLILDTPFHETFTPEADQRAIIAGIPLGRPGYPADVAGAVTWLVSQESSYVTGTIIDVNGGQYFA from the coding sequence ATGACAGGACGGCTCGATGGCAGGGTCGCGCTGGTAACCGGCGGTGGCGTCGGTATCGGACGGGGCATAGCGCTGGCGCTCGCGGACGAAGGGGCAACCGTAGCGGTGACCCATCGCACCCATACGCCGGACGAGGAGCTGCTCGAGCGGATCGGGCATGCCCCTGACGGATCGCCGTTGGCGTTCTCCCTGGAGGCAACGAACGAGGACGAGGTGGCGCGGACGATCCAGGCGGTCGTGGACGCGACGGGGTCGCTGGAGGTGCTCGTCAACAACGTGGGAGGGCTGATCGGCAGGTGTGACATCGGCGAGTTCGACCTCGCCATGTGGCGGGAGGTCTTCGCGGTCAACGTCGAGACCACCTTCTTGTTCACCAAGCACGCGCTGCCCCTGCTGTCCGACGGCGGGCACATCGTCAACGTGTCCTCGGTGGCCGGACGCAACGGCGGCTCCCGGGGCGTAGGGGCCTACGCCGCAGCTAAGGCGGCGCTCTTCGCCTTCACACGCGCCACCGCGAAGGAGGCCGCCCCACGCTCGATCACGGCCAACGCCGTGGCCCCCGGCCTCATCCTCGACACGCCGTTCCACGAGACGTTCACCCCAGAAGCCGACCAGCGCGCCATCATCGCGGGCATCCCGCTCGGCCGGCCGGGGTATCCCGCCGATGTTGCGGGAGCGGTGACCTGGCTCGTGTCACAGGAGTCGTCGTACGTAACCGGCACCATCATCGACGTCAACGGGGGACAGTACTTTGCCTGA
- a CDS encoding heme ABC transporter ATP-binding protein yields the protein MTTLVRTAIAAETTLSLAGVGVRLGGRRLVHDITTSAHQGELLAVIGPNGAGKSTLVRAIAGLIPSSGDVLIDGRPLAGTGVRQLARTIATVPQSTVVGFDFTVRDVVMMGRHPHLPRFGSERPDDRRIVDEAMRRVGVAHLADRSVARLSGGERQLVWLAKAVAQRPRLLLLDEPTSALDLGHQLAVLDLARALAREGLCVVLVLHDLDLAARYADRLLLMHDGRLLADGPADQVLTPALLAEAFGVRAAVRRDPDLGTLTVTALAAVTTASANE from the coding sequence ATGACCACCCTCGTCCGCACCGCGATCGCCGCCGAGACCACGCTCAGCCTGGCCGGCGTCGGCGTCCGGCTCGGCGGCAGACGGCTCGTCCACGACATCACCACGAGCGCGCATCAGGGCGAGCTCCTCGCCGTCATCGGGCCCAACGGTGCCGGCAAGTCCACCCTCGTCCGCGCGATCGCCGGCCTGATCCCGAGCTCCGGTGACGTGCTGATCGACGGACGACCGCTCGCCGGCACCGGCGTGCGGCAGCTGGCACGCACCATCGCGACGGTGCCGCAGAGCACCGTGGTCGGCTTCGACTTCACCGTCCGCGACGTGGTGATGATGGGACGTCACCCGCACCTGCCCCGATTCGGCTCCGAGCGCCCGGACGACAGGCGCATCGTGGACGAGGCGATGCGCCGCGTGGGCGTCGCACACCTGGCCGACCGGTCGGTGGCCAGGCTGTCCGGAGGCGAACGGCAACTCGTCTGGCTGGCGAAGGCGGTCGCTCAGCGCCCCCGCCTGCTGCTGCTCGACGAGCCCACCTCCGCCCTCGATCTGGGCCACCAGCTGGCCGTTCTCGACCTGGCCCGCGCCCTGGCGCGCGAAGGCCTGTGCGTCGTCCTCGTCCTGCACGACCTCGATCTCGCGGCCCGGTACGCCGATCGGCTGCTGCTGATGCACGACGGCCGTCTGCTCGCCGACGGACCTGCCGACCAGGTGCTCACCCCCGCGCTTCTGGCGGAGGCATTCGGCGTCCGTGCGGCAGTCCGCCGCGATCCCGACCTCGGCACCCTCACGGTCACCGCCCTGGCAGCCGTGACCACGGCATCTGCGAACGAATAA
- a CDS encoding glutamate ABC transporter substrate-binding protein, with the protein MKTKRLSLMAVALAGAIALAGCSSSDDSGDDATPSEAPTFEAGTTMAELSEAGSITIGTKFDQPLFGLMGPSGTPEGFDVEIGKIIASELGISEDNINWVETVSANREPFIQNGEVDIVVATYTINDKRKEVISFAGPYYMAGQSILVLADNNDITSEDDLVGQPVCSVTGSTPAANLEALGAEVLATDTYSNCLEPLRSGQVVAVSTDNVILAGLAAQNEGEFKVVGEPFTEEPYGIGLAHDDTDFRMWINDVLEEAYEDGRYEEAWDSTAGTVLPYVEPPAVDRYEI; encoded by the coding sequence ATGAAGACTAAGCGACTGTCCCTCATGGCCGTGGCCCTTGCCGGCGCAATCGCCCTGGCCGGGTGCTCGTCCAGCGACGACAGCGGCGACGACGCCACTCCGAGCGAGGCCCCGACCTTCGAAGCCGGCACGACGATGGCAGAGCTGTCCGAGGCGGGCTCGATCACGATCGGGACGAAGTTCGACCAGCCGCTCTTCGGCCTCATGGGACCTTCGGGCACTCCCGAAGGCTTCGACGTCGAGATCGGCAAGATCATCGCCAGTGAACTGGGCATCTCGGAGGACAACATCAACTGGGTGGAGACGGTCTCGGCCAACCGGGAGCCCTTCATCCAGAACGGCGAGGTCGACATCGTGGTGGCGACCTACACCATCAACGACAAGCGCAAGGAGGTCATCTCCTTCGCCGGGCCGTACTACATGGCCGGTCAGTCGATCCTCGTGCTCGCCGACAACAACGACATCACCAGCGAGGACGACCTCGTCGGCCAGCCGGTGTGCTCGGTGACGGGCTCGACCCCCGCGGCCAACCTCGAGGCCCTGGGTGCTGAGGTGCTCGCGACCGACACCTACTCGAACTGCCTCGAGCCGCTGCGCAGTGGTCAGGTGGTCGCGGTGTCGACCGACAACGTCATCCTGGCCGGTCTCGCGGCACAGAACGAGGGCGAGTTCAAGGTCGTCGGTGAGCCGTTCACCGAGGAGCCCTACGGTATCGGTCTGGCCCATGACGACACCGACTTCCGCATGTGGATCAACGACGTGCTGGAGGAGGCCTACGAGGACGGCCGCTACGAGGAGGCCTGGGACTCCACCGCGGGCACCGTCCTGCCGTACGTCGAGCCGCCGGCGGTCGACCGCTACGAGATCTGA
- a CDS encoding amino acid ABC transporter ATP-binding protein, with product MAVLDDEQDALTESGISVGRGEPLVVIKDVNKHFGELHVLKDINTTVNRGEVVVVIGPSGSGKSTLCRAVNRLETIDSGTITIDGKPLPEEGKALARLRSDVGMVFQSFNLFAHKTVLENVTLGPIKVRGLKRAEADKRAMELLDRVGVANQAKKMPNQLSGGQQQRVAIARSLAMNPKVILMDEPTSALDPEMINEVLDVMIGLAQDGMTMIVVTHEMGFARKAADRVLFMADGQVLEEAAPEDFFTNPRTDRAKDFLSKILTH from the coding sequence ATGGCAGTACTGGACGACGAACAAGACGCTCTCACGGAGTCGGGCATCTCTGTGGGACGGGGCGAGCCGCTTGTCGTCATCAAGGATGTCAACAAGCACTTCGGCGAACTGCACGTTCTCAAGGACATCAACACCACGGTCAACCGGGGTGAGGTGGTGGTCGTCATCGGCCCGTCCGGGTCGGGCAAGTCGACGCTGTGCCGGGCTGTCAATCGCCTGGAGACGATCGACAGCGGCACCATCACCATCGACGGCAAACCGCTGCCCGAGGAGGGCAAGGCGCTCGCACGGCTGCGCAGTGACGTCGGCATGGTCTTCCAGTCGTTCAACCTGTTCGCCCACAAGACCGTGCTCGAGAACGTCACGCTCGGGCCGATCAAGGTACGCGGGTTGAAGCGGGCCGAAGCGGACAAGCGAGCGATGGAGCTGCTCGACCGTGTCGGTGTGGCGAACCAGGCGAAGAAGATGCCCAACCAGCTGTCCGGCGGGCAGCAGCAGCGCGTGGCCATCGCGAGATCGCTGGCCATGAACCCCAAGGTCATCCTCATGGACGAGCCCACGAGCGCGCTCGACCCCGAGATGATCAACGAGGTGCTCGACGTCATGATCGGCCTCGCCCAGGACGGGATGACGATGATCGTCGTCACCCATGAGATGGGCTTCGCCCGCAAGGCCGCGGACAGGGTGTTGTTCATGGCGGACGGGCAGGTTCTCGAAGAGGCCGCGCCCGAGGACTTCTTCACCAACCCGCGGACCGACCGTGCCAAGGACTTCCTCTCGAAGATCCTCACGCACTGA
- a CDS encoding MFS transporter: MSTTVTSDTSQYSMKDIIRAAVSGWAGTALEYVDFQLYGLAAALVFNHLFFPGAAPGVAVVAAIATYATGYFVRPLGALFFGRMGDRYGRKHVLVVTIILMGSATTLIGVLPTYEQIGIAAPILLVCLRLLQGFGAGGELSGASVLMCEYSPANRRGLVGSLVGLGTNSGTFLASGIWSLLIAVLPSEDLMSWGWRIPFLGSCLILAFALWVRRKLKESPVFVRLEQAGVVEGSGDAEGEAATALPGADEKKSHSGMRAVVIAFLLRFGMSGNYGIITVSLVAYLATNLGVDKSVGANALMIGSVASFAVVPLVGTLSDRIGRRLSYIIFSIVTIVLIVPTMLLINSVAIPLVFVGFVAIYTLGPQTLTAVEPATLAEVFGARNRFTRMAVTREFGGFGVGLGSLLASSLIAWTGHWWAVAIEMLVFALCALGAGIAMREVAGRDLTDLRDGA, encoded by the coding sequence ATGTCCACGACCGTGACGTCCGACACGTCCCAATACTCAATGAAGGACATCATCCGGGCCGCCGTATCTGGCTGGGCCGGCACCGCTCTTGAATATGTCGACTTCCAGCTGTACGGCCTCGCGGCCGCCTTGGTCTTCAACCACCTGTTCTTCCCCGGCGCGGCCCCGGGGGTGGCGGTCGTCGCCGCCATTGCGACGTATGCGACGGGGTACTTCGTCCGGCCGCTCGGCGCTCTGTTCTTCGGGAGGATGGGAGACCGCTACGGTCGCAAACACGTGCTCGTCGTCACCATCATCCTCATGGGCTCGGCGACCACGCTCATCGGCGTGCTGCCCACCTATGAGCAGATCGGCATCGCCGCGCCGATCCTGCTCGTGTGCCTGCGCCTGTTGCAGGGCTTCGGTGCGGGCGGCGAACTTTCGGGCGCGTCCGTGCTCATGTGTGAGTATTCCCCGGCCAACCGGCGCGGTCTGGTTGGCTCGCTGGTCGGCCTGGGAACGAACTCGGGCACCTTCCTGGCCTCCGGGATCTGGAGCCTGCTGATCGCGGTGCTTCCCAGCGAGGACCTGATGTCGTGGGGATGGCGCATCCCGTTCCTCGGCTCCTGCCTCATCCTGGCCTTCGCGCTGTGGGTGCGTCGCAAGCTCAAGGAGAGCCCCGTGTTCGTGCGGCTCGAGCAGGCGGGTGTGGTCGAGGGGTCTGGGGACGCTGAAGGCGAGGCCGCGACGGCCCTTCCTGGTGCCGACGAGAAGAAATCGCACTCGGGCATGCGCGCGGTCGTCATCGCGTTCCTGCTCCGGTTCGGCATGTCTGGCAACTACGGCATCATCACGGTCAGCCTCGTGGCCTACCTCGCCACCAACCTCGGGGTCGACAAGAGTGTGGGCGCCAACGCGCTGATGATCGGCTCGGTTGCTTCGTTCGCAGTGGTGCCCCTGGTCGGCACGCTCAGCGATCGAATCGGGCGCCGCCTTTCGTACATCATCTTTTCCATCGTGACGATCGTGCTCATCGTCCCGACGATGCTTCTGATCAATTCCGTGGCGATTCCCCTGGTGTTCGTGGGATTCGTGGCCATCTACACCCTCGGACCCCAGACGCTGACCGCGGTGGAACCCGCGACGCTCGCCGAGGTGTTCGGCGCGAGGAACCGGTTCACGCGCATGGCGGTGACGCGGGAGTTCGGCGGATTCGGCGTCGGTCTCGGCTCGCTGCTGGCATCCTCGCTGATCGCCTGGACCGGGCATTGGTGGGCAGTGGCCATCGAGATGCTGGTCTTCGCCCTGTGCGCACTGGGCGCCGGGATCGCGATGCGGGAGGTCGCCGGTCGCGACCTGACGGACCTCCGGGACGGAGCGTAA